One Bombus fervidus isolate BK054 chromosome 7, iyBomFerv1, whole genome shotgun sequence genomic region harbors:
- the Mat89ba gene encoding nucleolar protein 6 Mat89Ba produces the protein MKIPYKANINDFLNHSGNLVFENDHHSNDEIDEDKDYENEESEENEKVEKIKDINKEGNFLLVSERKRRTVTNDSADILLKKKRKLDNDLYKPPTAEELNQLRETENLFHSNLFRLQIDEMLNAVRLKDKYKKLFDIWFKKFKGTIESIEETEEYELSDKELGKKLNMHVSMLNVPKEAKGVFKFLKPTDISVIGSYIFETTIGSNITVDIMIEMPAKMFQKQDYLNYRYIKKKMIYLAYIASNITDDIAESKKFMNDTLKPVLKIVPSGKLGTKINVLIHMSAQEGSFRLSRFLPEKNNVRPQWFFGETKNIAENFVPTPHYNSIILRDLIMKIHAESMKVIREYPNIRDGIILLKIWLTQRELLKGYAAFNGHIITMLILYLLSIKKLNTFMSSYQIVRNVWNYLIHIDWCESGVSTNQNEESKDRVLKYHEYYDCVFLDSTGYYNITTDLSKATYRWVQKEAELSLNHLENAHANSFQSLFMRKVPFYMAFDHFVWFEDAKMLRNLVNVNSSDKDKLDYGPNYRAQAIKILCNTLKEGLANRVHQICVLPNESSEWECTENNCDDIGKIFIGLELNPEYCFNIVDKGPEANLPEAIEFRNFWGEKSELRRFQDGTIREAIVWSKGKTLSGKRLICKKIVTFLLRKKLGIFKNKFIYIADEIGELLQLQKVKITHFAYGTGEEAALRVINVFNQLEKDLMSLTDIPLSIHGVQGSSAVFRYTDVFPPLATVYQPDNQLIKKSKKGLILSRNITAAPKYVCPLDVSLQLSTSGKWPDELEALRNTKAAFHIQIAECLRKQYKLTAEANFSHIDVYKDGFVFRLRVAHSKEVGCLKQQITEDGVIQYKDNEKSIELENKLFELPKLTSALHGLHNQQPSFGLACCLAKRWLSAQLLDNSHMPDIVVELLVASMYLIPAPYRPPQMPQIAFLRLLESFARGHWNTDPVIVNFNNEMSKDEIIAVETLFGSSRDSLPPLFISTPYDQQRSLWTKKAPSTLILNRITMLARQCIKLYEHQFFTKVLLDFKPLFRPPVTEYDCLIYLKPCMVPRRLQAIDVNDQCPIVEWHPYKHHSAQKIPIVGFDPVQHFLEDLRNGYDEFALFFHDTYGGTVIGVLLKPSALEIKDLKVSNISGRKCNNNNELALNISAIIQDFYVLGKGLVEAIDVQSKKFSLT, from the exons atgaaaataccTTACAAG GcaaatataaatgattttttaaatcattctgGCAATTTGGTGTTTGAAAATGATCACCATTCTAATGATGAAATTGATGAAGACAAAGactatgaaaatgaagaaagtgaagaaaatgaaaaagtggaaaagatcaaagatattaataaagaaggaaattttctCTTGGTatctgaaagaaaaagaaggacgGTTACCAATGATTCTGCagacattttattaaaaaagaaaagaaaattagacAATGATTTATACAAACCACCAACTGCTGAAGAACTAAATCAACTTAGGgaaacagaaaatttatttcattccaaTTTATTTAGACTACAAATAGACGAAATGTTAAATGCAGTTAGACTTaaggataaatataaaaagttgtTTGATATTTGGTTTAAAAAGTTTAAAGGGACTATTGAATCCAtagaagaaacagaagaatATGAA cTTTCAGATAAGGAACTGGGGAAAAAATTGAACATGCATGTTTCAATGCTTAATGTACCAAAAGAAGCAAAAGgagtatttaaatttcttaaaccAACAGATATTTCTGTTATAGGATCttatatatttgaaactacAATTGGTTCAAATATCACTGTAGATATAATGATTGAAATGCCTGCCAAAATGTTCCAAAAACAAGATTACCTAAactatagatatataaaaaagaaaatgatatatttagCATACATAGCATCTAATATTACTGATGATATTGCAGAAAGCAAGAAATTTATGAATGACACATTAAAGCcagttttaaaaattgtaccaAGTGGAAAATTAGGTACCAAAATTAATGTATTGATACATATGTCAGCTCAAGAAGGAAGTTTTAGACTAAGTAGATTTTTACCAGAAAAGAATAATGTTAGACCTCAATGGTTTTTTGGAGAGACCAAAAATA ttGCAGAGAACTTTGTGCCAACACCAcattataattcaataattcttCGTGAtctaattatgaaaatacatGCAGAGAGTATGAAAGTAATAAGAGAATATCCAAATATAAGGGATggcattattttattgaaaatatggTTAACACAACGTGAATTATTAAAAGGCTATGCAGCTTTTAATGGACATATCATAACAATGCTTATTCTATATTTGTTATCCATAAAAAAGTTAAACACATTTATGAGCAGTTATCAAATAGTCAGAAATGTGTGGAATTATTTAA TACACATTGATTGGTGTGAATCTGGAGTAAGTACGAATCAAAATGAAGAGAGTAAAGATAGAGTTTTGAAATATCATGAGTATTATGATTGTGTATTTTTGGATAGCACTggttattacaatattactaCAGATCTGTCTAAAGCTACATATAGATGGGTACAAAAAGAAGCAGAACTTTCCTTAAATCATTTGGAGAATGCACATGCAAACAGTTTCCAATCACTTTTCATGAGAAAAGTACCATTTTATATGGCATTTGATCATTTTGTatg gtTTGAAGATGCTAAAATGTTAAGAAATCTAGTAAATGTTAATTCAAGTGACAAAGATAAACTAGATTATGGTCCCAATTATCGAGCCCAagctataaaaattctttgtaaTACTCTTAAAGAAGGACTGGCAAATAGAGTACATCAAATTTGTGTATTACCGAATGAAAGTTCAGAATGGGAATGTACAGAGAACAATTGTGATGATATTGGGAAGATTTTTATTGGGTTAGAATTAAACCCAGagtattgttttaatattgttGACAAAGGACCTGAAGCAAATTTACCAGAA GCCAttgaatttagaaatttttggGGTGAAAAATCAGAGTTACGGCGATTTCAAGATGGAACTATTCGAGAAGCAATAGTTTGGTCGAAAGGCAAAACATTATCAGGAAAAagattaatatgtaaaaaaatcgtaacatttttactaagaaaaaaattaggtatatttaaaaataaatttatatatattgcgGATGAAATAGGAGAACTTCTACAATTGCAAAAG gTAAAAATAACGCATTTCGCTTATGGAACGGGAGAAGAAGCAGCACTGAGAGTAATAAACGTATTCAATCAACTTGAGAAAGATTTAATGTCTCTTACAGACATTCCCTTATCAATACATGGGGTACAAGGATCTAGCGCGGTTTTTCGATATACGGATGTTTTCCCACCACTTGCAACGGTTTATCAACCTGATAATCAACTTATTAAGAAATCTAAAAAGGGTTTGATATTATCAAGAAATATAACTGCAGCACCTAAATATGTTTGTCCACTTGATGTGAGCTTGCAATTATCAACTAGTGGAAAGTGGCCAGACGAGTTAGAAGCTCTTAGAAATACAAAAGCTGCTTTTCACATACAAATTGCAGAATGCCTCAGAAAACAATATAAGTTAACGGCAGAAGCAAACTTTTCACATATCGATGTATATAAG GATGGATTTGTGTTTCGGTTAAGAGTGGCACATTCAAAAGAAGTTGGTTGTTTGAAACAGCAAATAACTGAGGATGgagttatacaatataaagaTAACGAAAAATCAATCGAATTAGAAAATAAGCTATTTGAATTACCAAAGCTAACTAGTGCTTTACATGG ATTACATAATCAACAACCATCCTTTGGACTTGCATGTTGTTTGGCAAAACGTTGGTTATCCGCTCAGCTATTAGATAATTCTCATATGCCAGATATAGTAGTTGAACTACTTGTAGCTTCAATGTATTTAATACCTGCACCATACAGACCTCCTCAAATGCCTCAAATAGCATTCTTGAGACTCTTAGAAAGTTTTGCAAGGGGTCATTGGAATACAGATCCTGTTAtagtaaatttcaataatgaaATGTCTA aagaCGAAATAATTGCCGTGGAAACGCTTTTTGGATCATCTCGTGATTCTTTACCACCACTATTTATCTCTACTCCTTATGATCAACAGAGATCATTATGGACTAAAAAAGCACCATctactttaattttaaatcgtaTTACAATGCTGGCTAGAcaatgtataaagttatatgaacatcaattttttacaaaagttCTGTTAGATTTCAAACCCTTATTTAGGCCACCAGTTACAGAATATGATTGTTTGATTTACCTAAAACCATGTATGGTTCCTAGAAGGTTACAAGCAATTGATGTTAATGATCAATGTCCAATTGTTGAATGGCACCCATATAAACATCATTCAGCCCAAAAGATACCAATTGTAGGTTTTGATCCTGTACAACATTTTCTAGAAGATCTTAGG aatggTTATGATGAATTTGCCTTATTTTTCCATGATACCTATGGTGGTACAGTAATTGGAGTTTTATTGAAACCCTCTGCACTAGAAATTAAGGATCTCAAGGTTTCAAATATAAGTGGcagaaaatgtaataataataatgaactAGCTTTAAATATTTCGGCAATCATACAAGATTTCTATGTTCTTGGAAAGGGTCTTGTAGAAGCGATAGATGTTCAATCTAAAAAGTTTTCTTTAACTTGA
- the Rha gene encoding rha isoform X2: MEELANSDVRVVLNIKEGKGFEQILLPTLIVATLNGHSLETDIVEPNSNPEYDHDLVWEVDKNRLRKMRSGQVPLKIECFAVKSNDIKEKLGYLLLSLRSAQVFAKSGIDNVKANWHKLSGLKSELKIHKPELLLALSIHDLEATSVNAQLENYSEIDCHRNPAGDFRKYGIQIFNPPNGCNNINKHILNCDLIRDQPVKATYSHSVDTLLCQSNIDNSSKSVEAYHCYYLNILLIAIKAISSKLIIPNMEIRFHHPKTEVTSAFHPKILASLGEKVKLQNIGCKLQFISATDEIKQLLLNFPPKISIYKVEGSTKTCISESRINTKELFCQNKMEYQYNIPLYDIEHNNIGNLDVMLNLQDYGPYYRIKKTIPNENLGPPILDDSLAYKIVDELETWKERQMEIFKVELKRKEDRHLNLLSQEWQKHRENLETKLACSVEQCKMLANSLNNATEDLRTRRLKSLEKETRLIKANEDLQWRYDTKLHDLKESFQMVQEELMTKIDALEKRKTALETQTEQLNTENEKLQLVVSKQSEELETYQKGSLTQDQTANLLQELKTLEKKLQNAQESKSFFKEQWAKAVREIHRMKMEHQQAIQVQIKNSKEELQNLDLEEILSADSTALTNDQILLNEIQKEIDVIKPKAYLIEKDAYSQVFTPSSVGSKISQNANKGILKRPDEQDERLQALVEERDSLLKTGSYTIDDTVIMKLNNEIRSLMMK; this comes from the exons ATGGAGGAATTAGCAAATTCTGATGTTCGAGTTGTACTGAATATAAAAGAAG GCAAAGGCTTTGAACAAATTCTGCTACCTACATTAATTGTTGCAACTCTAAATGGACATTCCTTAGAAACTGATATAGTAGAACCAAATTCAAATCCTGAATATGATCATGATTTGGTTTGGGAAGTAGATAAAAACAGACTACGAAA GATGAGGTCAGGACAAGTCccattaaaaatagaatgcTTTGCTGTTAAAAGTAATgatatcaaagaaaaattaggGTATCTTTTACTTAGTTTAAGATCTGCCCAAGTGTTTGCTAAAAGTGGCATTGATAATGTAAAAGCTAATTGGCATAAACTATCAGGATTAAAAAGTGAACTCAAAATACATAAACCTGAGTTACTTCTTGCTTTAAGTATCCACGATCTAGAAGCTACATCAGTAAATGCTCAATTAGAG aaTTATAGTGAAATAGATTGTCATAGAAATCCTGCTGgtgattttagaaaatatggaattcaaattttcaatccCCCAAATGGAtgcaataatataaataaacacatTTTAAATTGTGATCTTATAAGAGATCAACCTGTTAAAGCTACTTATTCACATTCAGTTGACACACTGCTGTGTCAATCTAATATCGATAATTCCTCTAAAAGTGTAGAGGCTTATCactgttattatttaaatattttgttgataGCAATAAAGGCAATatcttcaaaattaattattccaaatatGGAAATTCG GTTCCATCATCCAAAAACTGAAGTTACTTCAGCATTTCATCCAAAAATACTAGCTTCATTAggagaaaaagtaaaattacaaaatatagggtgcaaattacaatttatatcaGCAACAGATGAAATTAAGCAATTGTTGCTAAATTTCCCACCaaaaattagtatatataAAGTGGAAGGAAGTACTAAGACTTGTATATCTGAAAGTAGAATTAAtacaaaagaattattttgtcaaaataag aTGGAGTACCAATACAATATACCCTTGTATGATAtagaacataataatattggCAACTTGGATGTTATGCTAAATTTACAAGATTATGGTCCATATTATAGGATTAAAAAAACCATTCCTA ATGAAAACTTAGGGCCACCAATCTTAGATGATAGTTTAGCATATAAAATAGTGGATGAGTTAGAGACTTGGAAAGAACgacaaatggaaatatttaaagttgaG ttaaaaaggaaggaagatcGTCATTTAAATTTACTAAGTCAGGAATGGCAAAAACATAgagaaaatttagaaacaaAACTTGCGTGTAGCGTTGAACAATGCAAAATGCTAGCAAATAGTTTAAATAATGCTACAGAAGACTTAAGAACACGAAGATTGAAAAGCCTCGAAAAAGAAACTAGGTTAATTAAAGCAAATGAAGATTTGCAATGGAGAtatgatacaaaattacacGATCTTAAAGAGTCATTTCAAATGGTTCAAGAAGAACTTATGACAAAG attgATGCTCTTGAAAAGAGGAAAACAGCTTTAGAAACACAAACTGAACAATTAAAtactgaaaatgaaaaattacaattggTTGTATCAAAACAGTCTGAAGAGTTGGAAACTTATCAAAAAGGTTCTTTGACGCAGGATCAAACAGCAAATTTATTGCAAGAGTTAAAGACActtgaaaaaaaattacaaaatgcaCAGGAAAGTAAATCTTTTTTCAAAGAACAATGGGCAAAAGCAGTTCGTGAGATACATCGTATGAAAATGGAACATCAACAAGCTATACaagttcaaattaaaaatagtaaagAAGAATTACAAAACTTAGA cctagaagaaatattatctGCAGATTCTACTGCCTTGACAAATGATCAAATATTGTTAAATGAAATTCAGAAAGAAATTGATGTAATCAAGCCAAAAGCATATCTCATTGAAAAAGACGCTTATTCTCAAGTATTTACACCAAGTTCTGTAGGCTCTAAAATTTCGCAAAATGCTAACAAAGGCATATTAAAAAGACCAGATGAACAGGATGAAAGATTGCAAGCATTGGTTGAAGAACGTGATTCCCTTTTAAAAACAGGGAGTTATACAATTGACGATACagttattatgaaattaaataatgaaatcagATCTTTAAtgatgaagtaa
- the Rha gene encoding rha isoform X1 yields MEELANSDVRVVLNIKEGKGFEQILLPTLIVATLNGHSLETDIVEPNSNPEYDHDLVWEVDKNRLRKMRSGQVPLKIECFAVKSNDIKEKLGYLLLSLRSAQVFAKSGIDNVKANWHKLSGLKSELKIHKPELLLALSIHDLEATSVNAQLELKNLEECQQSNVQSNKVTPILLRDERLIQLGPLDICHEFFLMNITAISAAYVDSLLPMRYYADMKNNLYFWCKILENDVYFNQSKKEYGDIWTLNEKIVIRIRSSLKVFKEYLQLKPFLFIYLKYKDHILGQSEVNLQPLIPADNIEEFLKITENNSSILNQRCCLCKTDFNENNKIECRDSYLDLQLKLQYVGKTSVAMDTSNAMINDFITPNSAELKNILRQVNYSEIDCHRNPAGDFRKYGIQIFNPPNGCNNINKHILNCDLIRDQPVKATYSHSVDTLLCQSNIDNSSKSVEAYHCYYLNILLIAIKAISSKLIIPNMEIRFHHPKTEVTSAFHPKILASLGEKVKLQNIGCKLQFISATDEIKQLLLNFPPKISIYKVEGSTKTCISESRINTKELFCQNKMEYQYNIPLYDIEHNNIGNLDVMLNLQDYGPYYRIKKTIPNENLGPPILDDSLAYKIVDELETWKERQMEIFKVELKRKEDRHLNLLSQEWQKHRENLETKLACSVEQCKMLANSLNNATEDLRTRRLKSLEKETRLIKANEDLQWRYDTKLHDLKESFQMVQEELMTKIDALEKRKTALETQTEQLNTENEKLQLVVSKQSEELETYQKGSLTQDQTANLLQELKTLEKKLQNAQESKSFFKEQWAKAVREIHRMKMEHQQAIQVQIKNSKEELQNLDLEEILSADSTALTNDQILLNEIQKEIDVIKPKAYLIEKDAYSQVFTPSSVGSKISQNANKGILKRPDEQDERLQALVEERDSLLKTGSYTIDDTVIMKLNNEIRSLMMK; encoded by the exons ATGGAGGAATTAGCAAATTCTGATGTTCGAGTTGTACTGAATATAAAAGAAG GCAAAGGCTTTGAACAAATTCTGCTACCTACATTAATTGTTGCAACTCTAAATGGACATTCCTTAGAAACTGATATAGTAGAACCAAATTCAAATCCTGAATATGATCATGATTTGGTTTGGGAAGTAGATAAAAACAGACTACGAAA GATGAGGTCAGGACAAGTCccattaaaaatagaatgcTTTGCTGTTAAAAGTAATgatatcaaagaaaaattaggGTATCTTTTACTTAGTTTAAGATCTGCCCAAGTGTTTGCTAAAAGTGGCATTGATAATGTAAAAGCTAATTGGCATAAACTATCAGGATTAAAAAGTGAACTCAAAATACATAAACCTGAGTTACTTCTTGCTTTAAGTATCCACGATCTAGAAGCTACATCAGTAAATGCTCAATTAGAG ttaaaaaatttggaagaaTGTCAACAATCAAATGTTCAATCTAATAAAGTAACACCAATTTTGTTACGTGATGAACGCCTTATACAATTAGGTCCATTAGATATTTGTCATGAATTCTTTTTAATGAATATCACTGCTATATCTGCAGCATATGTAGATTCTTTGCTTCCAATGAGATATTATGCAGATatgaaaaacaatttatatttttggtgtaagatattagaaaatgatgtatattttaatcaaagtaAAAAAGAGTATGGAGATATTTGGACacttaatgaaaaaattgttataaggATCAGAAGTTCATTAAAAGTTTTCAAAGAATATTTACAACTAAAGCCATTTCtgttcatatatttaaaatataaagatcatATATTAGGTCAATCGGAAGTAAATTTGCAACCATTAATCCCTGCTGATAATATTGaagaatttcttaaaatcaCTGAAAATAATAGTAGTATTTTAAATCAGCGGTGTTGTTTATGTAAAAcagatttcaatgaaaataataaaatagaatgtaGAGACTCGTATCTCGATTTACAGTTAAAATTGCAATATGTAGGTAAAACAAGTGTAGCAATGGATACTTCAAATGCAATGATCAATGATTTCATCACTCCTAATTCTGCAGAATTAAAGAATATCTTAAGACAAGTA aaTTATAGTGAAATAGATTGTCATAGAAATCCTGCTGgtgattttagaaaatatggaattcaaattttcaatccCCCAAATGGAtgcaataatataaataaacacatTTTAAATTGTGATCTTATAAGAGATCAACCTGTTAAAGCTACTTATTCACATTCAGTTGACACACTGCTGTGTCAATCTAATATCGATAATTCCTCTAAAAGTGTAGAGGCTTATCactgttattatttaaatattttgttgataGCAATAAAGGCAATatcttcaaaattaattattccaaatatGGAAATTCG GTTCCATCATCCAAAAACTGAAGTTACTTCAGCATTTCATCCAAAAATACTAGCTTCATTAggagaaaaagtaaaattacaaaatatagggtgcaaattacaatttatatcaGCAACAGATGAAATTAAGCAATTGTTGCTAAATTTCCCACCaaaaattagtatatataAAGTGGAAGGAAGTACTAAGACTTGTATATCTGAAAGTAGAATTAAtacaaaagaattattttgtcaaaataag aTGGAGTACCAATACAATATACCCTTGTATGATAtagaacataataatattggCAACTTGGATGTTATGCTAAATTTACAAGATTATGGTCCATATTATAGGATTAAAAAAACCATTCCTA ATGAAAACTTAGGGCCACCAATCTTAGATGATAGTTTAGCATATAAAATAGTGGATGAGTTAGAGACTTGGAAAGAACgacaaatggaaatatttaaagttgaG ttaaaaaggaaggaagatcGTCATTTAAATTTACTAAGTCAGGAATGGCAAAAACATAgagaaaatttagaaacaaAACTTGCGTGTAGCGTTGAACAATGCAAAATGCTAGCAAATAGTTTAAATAATGCTACAGAAGACTTAAGAACACGAAGATTGAAAAGCCTCGAAAAAGAAACTAGGTTAATTAAAGCAAATGAAGATTTGCAATGGAGAtatgatacaaaattacacGATCTTAAAGAGTCATTTCAAATGGTTCAAGAAGAACTTATGACAAAG attgATGCTCTTGAAAAGAGGAAAACAGCTTTAGAAACACAAACTGAACAATTAAAtactgaaaatgaaaaattacaattggTTGTATCAAAACAGTCTGAAGAGTTGGAAACTTATCAAAAAGGTTCTTTGACGCAGGATCAAACAGCAAATTTATTGCAAGAGTTAAAGACActtgaaaaaaaattacaaaatgcaCAGGAAAGTAAATCTTTTTTCAAAGAACAATGGGCAAAAGCAGTTCGTGAGATACATCGTATGAAAATGGAACATCAACAAGCTATACaagttcaaattaaaaatagtaaagAAGAATTACAAAACTTAGA cctagaagaaatattatctGCAGATTCTACTGCCTTGACAAATGATCAAATATTGTTAAATGAAATTCAGAAAGAAATTGATGTAATCAAGCCAAAAGCATATCTCATTGAAAAAGACGCTTATTCTCAAGTATTTACACCAAGTTCTGTAGGCTCTAAAATTTCGCAAAATGCTAACAAAGGCATATTAAAAAGACCAGATGAACAGGATGAAAGATTGCAAGCATTGGTTGAAGAACGTGATTCCCTTTTAAAAACAGGGAGTTATACAATTGACGATACagttattatgaaattaaataatgaaatcagATCTTTAAtgatgaagtaa